From the genome of Solibacillus sp. FSL H8-0538:
AAGAATGCATCAACAATTGCTTGCTGATCAATTGCATAATTCACCGCTTGTCGTACTAAGACATTATCAAATGGTGGACGAGTATTCGTTAACCCAAGGTAACCAATATTCATCGATGGACGTTCGATTAACTGAAGCGCTGAGTTCCCTTCAATTGTTGCACCATCTGAAGGGTTAATACCGTCCGCTAAATCAATTTCATTTGCAGTGAGTGCATTAAGACGTGCGGAGTTATCTGGAATTGATCGGAATATAACTTTATCTAGCTTTGGTAATCCTGCTTGCCAATAGCCATCAAATTTTTCAATTGTGATTGAATCATTACGCTTCCAATCTACAAATTTGAATGGACCTGTCCCTACTGGATTATCACCAAATTTGTCGCCTGCCGCTTCAAATGCAGTTGGCGATGCGATACCGAACGGGCTCATCGCAATATTTTTTAAGAACGGAGCTTGTGGGCGAGATAGCGTGAAGATAACCTTGTGATCGCCGTCTGCTACAACATCCGTGATAACATCCGCTCCTTCAGCTTTAAACATTGAATTGAAATAATAGAAATCTTCTTCTGTTCCAGCTTTCCAGCGGTTAATATTTTTCACAACTGCCTCAGCATTGAAGTCTGTGCCATCATGGAATTGAATACCTTCTTCTAAATAGAAAGTGTATGTTAAACCATCTTCACTTACTTCCCAATCTTTTGCCAAACCAGGATTAATTGTTGTATCTTGTTCACCAAAATTTAGCAATGTTTCAAATAAGTTTTGAGTTACTTTAAATGACTCGCCATCTGTTACAATTGCTGGATCTAACGACACTGAATCTCCACCGCGTCCGAATACTAAAACCTGAGGCGGCGCAGCCTTTTCTTCAGTTGTTGTTTCTGAAGTTGGAGCCGTCGTTGTACTTGTCTCCTCTTTCTCTGTATCCGAGCCACAAGCTGCTAATACCATAGATAGAGCTAATAATAAAAATAGCCCAAATGACCAAAACTTCTTGTTTTTCAATTTGAAAACCTCCCTAGATATCTATTATCATTGCTGCGTTTCACTATATAGATGACACGCAACAGAATGACCAGGTTTAACTTGCAAAAATTGCGGTACTATCTTGCTGCAAATATCCATCGCAAATGGACAGCGTGTATGAAAAGTACAACCTGCCGGAGGACTGGACGGGCTCGGAATATCACCCGTTAATAAAATTTGTGTGCGCTCAAATAGAGGGTCCGGAATGGGTACCGCGGATAACAATGCCTGCGAATATGGATGCAATGGCTGTTCATATAACAATTCACTTTCTGCTAGCTCTACCATGCGCCCAAGATACATAACACCTACTCGGTCACTGATATGGCGGACAACCCCTAAATCATGCGCAATAAAAATATAGGTAAGGTTTAAATCATCCTGTAGCCTTTGCATTAAATTCAATACTTGAGCCTGAATTGAAACATCAAGTGCAGACACTGGTTCATCCGCAATAATGAGCTTTGGATTCGTCATGAGCGCTCGGGCAATTCCTATACGTTGGCGCTGGCCACCACTAAATTGGTGTGGATAGCGTTTTGCATGATAGGCACTCAGCCCAACAATTTCCAAGTATTCGATTACCTTTTTTTTGCGCTCTTCCGCACGACCAATACCATGAACAATGAGTGGCTCCTCTAATATCTTTTCTACTGTATGCCTTGGGTTTAGTGAGGCATACGGATCCTGGAACACCATTTGAATTTCACGACGAGCTTTTCGCATCTCTTCAGGAGATAGATTTGTTAACTCCACACCGTCAAACGTAACCTTACCTTCAGTAGGCTCATATAGACGCATAATAACGCGCCCAGTAGTAGACTTACCGCACCCTGACTCTCCTACAATGCCTAGTGTTTCCCCTTCAAACAAGTCAAAGGAAATATCATCAACTGCCTTTACATCCCCAGTATGACGACCAAACATCCCAGTACGAATCGGAAAATACTTTTTCAAATTTTCAACTTTCAACAGTACTTTCGACAAGACTAATCCCCTCCTTCTCATCTAGTAAAAAGCATCTAGCTTCATGCGAATCGGACTTTTTGTAGAGAGATGGGTTTTCTATTGTGCAGCGTTCTGTCACAAACTCACAACGCGGTGCAAAACGACACCCGATATTAATCGAGCCTGGTTTTGGTACATTACCCGGAATAGAATACAATGTATCTTTTTTATACCGCATATCAGGCACAGATTGAATGAGCCCCTTTGTATATGGATGCTGAGGATTTTGAAAAATATCGACAACCGGCGCTTCCTCAACAATTTGCCCCGCATACATGACGATGACACGCTCACAAGTTTCTGCAACAACGCCTAAGTCATGGGTAATTAATAAAATTGCTGTATTTAAACGTGCATTTAATTCCTTCATTAGTTTTAAAATTTGCGCTTGAATCGTTACATCCAGCGCAGTTGTTGGCTCATCAGCAATCAATACTTTAGGATCACAAACAAGTGCCATTGCAATCATGACGCGTTGTCTCATGCCACCGGATAATTGATGCGGATAATCTTTAATAAGTTCTTCAGCACGTGGTAGTCCAACGAGCTTCATAATTTCGATTGCCTTTGCGTTAACCTGCTTTTTAGACCACTTTTTGTTATGTATTAAAATCGCCTCTGTCAGCTGGTTACCAATTGTAAATAATGGATTTAAGGAGGTCATAGGCTCTTGGAAAATCATCGCTACATCCTTGCCCCGAATCGAACGCATTTGCTTGTCAGACAAAGTGGTTAAGTCTTTGCCGTTAAGCAAAATTTCACCAGAAGTAATTTTACCTGGCGGACTTGGTACTAGCCCCATGATTGAAAGTGAGGTAACACTTTTTCCACAGCCAGATTCACCAACGATAGCCAGTACTTCCCCTTCATGAATAGCAAAACTAATATGATCAACGGCAGCAATATTACCATCGTCCGTAAAAAAAGTCGTTTCTAAATCCTTCACTTCAAGAATGACGTTTCGACTCATGTAGCTTCCTCCCTTTTTCTGAAAATTAAAGTGGAATTTTTTTCTATAATATACTAATTCGAACTATTATTCAATTATTCTACTTTACGATAATGTATTTTATCTTTGTAAATATACATTAATTCTCTTTTAACCACATTTCTCTAAGTAGACTTACTATTAAGAAAAATGAGTATTAGAAAGATATCAAAAAAAGCTGACTCCCGTGTTCATACCGAAGTCAGCTCTTACAAGATTTTATTTTATTTTATTTATTAGAAAAGGAAGCTCCCCTCCCCTTATAATATTGCACTAAAAAGTTGCGTGAAGAGGGTATTAGGTCGATCGCTATATCTGCGTGACCTTGGTATACTATTTTCCTTCAAAGTAAAAAGCTGCCTAGCACCATTTTCGAAAAAATGGCTAGGCAGCTTTCTAATCTAATTTTTGAACTTGGAA
Proteins encoded in this window:
- a CDS encoding ABC transporter ATP-binding protein yields the protein MSRNVILEVKDLETTFFTDDGNIAAVDHISFAIHEGEVLAIVGESGCGKSVTSLSIMGLVPSPPGKITSGEILLNGKDLTTLSDKQMRSIRGKDVAMIFQEPMTSLNPLFTIGNQLTEAILIHNKKWSKKQVNAKAIEIMKLVGLPRAEELIKDYPHQLSGGMRQRVMIAMALVCDPKVLIADEPTTALDVTIQAQILKLMKELNARLNTAILLITHDLGVVAETCERVIVMYAGQIVEEAPVVDIFQNPQHPYTKGLIQSVPDMRYKKDTLYSIPGNVPKPGSINIGCRFAPRCEFVTERCTIENPSLYKKSDSHEARCFLLDEKEGISLVESTVES
- a CDS encoding ABC transporter substrate-binding protein, which encodes MKNKKFWSFGLFLLLALSMVLAACGSDTEKEETSTTTAPTSETTTEEKAAPPQVLVFGRGGDSVSLDPAIVTDGESFKVTQNLFETLLNFGEQDTTINPGLAKDWEVSEDGLTYTFYLEEGIQFHDGTDFNAEAVVKNINRWKAGTEEDFYYFNSMFKAEGADVITDVVADGDHKVIFTLSRPQAPFLKNIAMSPFGIASPTAFEAAGDKFGDNPVGTGPFKFVDWKRNDSITIEKFDGYWQAGLPKLDKVIFRSIPDNSARLNALTANEIDLADGINPSDGATIEGNSALQLIERPSMNIGYLGLTNTRPPFDNVLVRQAVNYAIDQQAIVDAFFEGRAQVAKNPMPPSISGYNDDIEGYAYDPEKAKALLAEAGYDGKEIELWAMPVPRPYMPDGAKVAEVIQKNLADVGIPSEIVTFEWATYLEKAKNGEADAFMLGWTGDNGDADNFIYTLLDKDNIGSNNYAYYSNDEVHDLLIAAQSEVDENKRIDLYKQAQVIIHEDAPWVPLAHSTPLLAAKAGVKGFLPHPTGSDKLDNVSIE
- a CDS encoding ABC transporter ATP-binding protein; the protein is MSKVLLKVENLKKYFPIRTGMFGRHTGDVKAVDDISFDLFEGETLGIVGESGCGKSTTGRVIMRLYEPTEGKVTFDGVELTNLSPEEMRKARREIQMVFQDPYASLNPRHTVEKILEEPLIVHGIGRAEERKKKVIEYLEIVGLSAYHAKRYPHQFSGGQRQRIGIARALMTNPKLIIADEPVSALDVSIQAQVLNLMQRLQDDLNLTYIFIAHDLGVVRHISDRVGVMYLGRMVELAESELLYEQPLHPYSQALLSAVPIPDPLFERTQILLTGDIPSPSSPPAGCTFHTRCPFAMDICSKIVPQFLQVKPGHSVACHLYSETQQ